One window of the Nicotiana tabacum cultivar K326 chromosome 4, ASM71507v2, whole genome shotgun sequence genome contains the following:
- the LOC107770282 gene encoding uncharacterized protein LOC107770282 — MMGLGSLGNGGSSSSFSNLSPLAPPFTVDRSNSKPTSNPLLNSSFGQSWQYAAADPSPSGYIFFSKHEIVTDSVPTTCLPEFSPSDSVIKPHNSNNLWSTSNPTANTSTDPYSSFGCEGYYAPYVPNSVVSNDTPSASFNETSFDVLPNSGGNIPVNVSSQVDYSQSLSGLEYPVPHWNSVWSQMTDGKQDERKVNASASFGYRNCISQGNSFEGVNIAGEDTRALSGNFTDGMYIGPSSMGHMDDKSYLAQEPVYPSFNPKTACTSSIPSASCQAGLSLGSSNNYLNYENPFTPHEKFFQPLDSCLRDTTSTSKSSPVVVIRPAPSAPSGSRFLAQKTDLNRTVDICKTGASKSEKSDVYDLLKGEETRLPIGFPVKGFSLETSLLNFGKDLKDNIVFASSSISNQHPCGSNTVEITVKERSGFQAPYGSAPPVTFSEKCSDALDLHNSNEDSPCWKGAPAFRISLCDSVEAPSPCHFKSKLECSDFGQSNPLFPPAEHSGRTDDLHKHNVCAAGIGLSVPSQGTGTNNYITEEHRNNDVTKETFEHMNLSSGSRVLKFSEDLNKPSKGYDLPQYSENDSQLQPHLTVDEHKYEPTNHSLIEGFIYSGLNLNDSLEGGVVALDAAENVLRSPASQEDAKQAQPYQIGSSPKLDVQTLVRAIHNLSELLKTQCLTNECLLEEQDHDALKHAITNLGACTSKKIETKETMFSQHDTFEKSGESCRSYMGTGTGHPQFMEEVAWDACGLGYPPMHEDKSKNDGKKVGSSSLLTPSADELRDSKEEQVAQAIKKVLNENFLCDEAMPPLALLFKNLWLEAEAKLCSLSYKARFDRMKIEMEKHKVTQGKNLNLNSSVAPEAENDLASKTSTQSPSTSSKRVHIDDSEDSVMERFNILNRREEKLSSSFMKEENDSAVVAGDAGDSVTMRLNILRQQGNNISSSFLEENKDQDVVANDAEDSVMGRLNILRQRGDGLKSSFVEEKKDQDVVANDAEDSVLARLNILRQRGDNLNSSFMEEKKYPDIVANDAEDSVLARLNILRQRGDNLNSSFLEEKKYPDLVANDAEDSVMARFNVLTHRGDNLNLPYMEVKKDSDMVAAGMEKLGLSKGEVSEDQRANLVIEPYFYHHNVNVSEGKFGSYVDDSGYDSMKQFLLSVADDPVVHSNWKARPGNQNSSGLYDNSSSDWEHVAKDEFV, encoded by the exons ATGATGGGTTTAGGGTCTTTGGGTAATGGAGGATCTTCATCCTCCTTCTCCAATTTATCACCTTTAGCCCCTCCTTTTACTGTTGATCGCTCTAATTCCAAGCCCACTTCAAACCCACTGTTGAATTCCTCATTTGGACAGTCTTGGCAATATGCTGCTGCTGATCCTTCACCATCTGGATACATTTTTTTCTCAAAGCATGAAATTGTTACTGATTCTGTGCCCACAACTTGCTTGCCCGAGTTTTCCCCTTCTGATTCTGTTATTAAACCACACAACAGTAACAACCTTTGGTCAACTTCAAACCCTACTGCTAATACTTCGACTGACCCGTATTCTTCGTTTGGCTGTGAGGGATATTATGCCCCTTATGTGCCTAATTCAGTAGTGAGTAATGACACCCCCTCGGCATCATTCAATGAAACTTCATTCGATGTCTTGCCTAATTCTGGTGGTAATATCCCTGTTAATGTATCCTCTCAAGTTGATTATAGCCAGAGCTTGTCTGGTTTGGAGTACCCGGTACCCCATTGGAACTCTGTTTGGAGTCAAATGACTGATGGGAAACAAGATGAGAGGAAAGTTAATGCTAGTGCTTCATTTGGTTACAGGAATTGCATTTCTCAAG GTAATTCATTTGAAGGTGTGAACATAGCTGGAGAAGATACTCGTGCTCTCTCTGGAAATTTTACTGATGGAATGTACATTGGGCCCTCAAGTATGGGACATATGGATGACAAATCATATCTTGCTCAAGAACCAGTCTACCCATCTTTTAACCCCAAAACAGCTTGTACGAGTTCAATTCCTTCTGCATCTTGCCAAGCGGGACTTTCTTTAGGATCATCTAACAATTACCTGAACTATGAGAACCCTTTTACTCCACATGAGAAATTCTTCCAACCCCTTGATTCTTGTCTCCGTGATACTACATCCACATCAAAATCTTCTCCAGTAGTGGTTATCAGACCAGCACCTTCTGCACCTTCTGGAAGCCGTTTCTTGGCACAGAAAACAGACTTGAACAGAACTGTTGATATTTGCAAAACTGGAGCTAGTAAGAGCGAGAAATCAGATGTCTATGACCTCTTAAAAGGTGAGGAAACTCGCCTACCAATAGGTTTTCCGGTCAAAGGGTTTTCCTTGGAAACAAGCCTGCTGAACTTTGGTAAGGATCTCAAGGACAATATTGTTTTTGCATCGTCATCAATTAGCAATCAGCATCCTTGTGGTAGCAATACCGTAGAGATTACAGTTAAAGAAAGATCTGGATTTCAAGCTCCTTATGGTAGTGCACCACCTGTGACTTTTTCTGAGAAATGTTCAGATGCTTTAGATCTTCATAACTCAAATGAAGATTCACCCTGCTGGAAAGGTGCTCCTGCTTTTCGTATTTCTCTCTGCGACTCTGTTGAAGCTCCAAGTCCATGCCACTTCAAAAGCAAACTAGAATGCTCTGATTTTGGTCAAAGCAATCctttgttccctccagcggaacaTTCAGGGAGAACTGACGATCTACATAAACATAACGTATGTGCAGCAGGAATTGGTCTGTCAGTTCCTTCACAAGGCACTGGAACTAATAACTACATTACAGAAGAACACAGGAACAATGATGTCACAAAAGAAACATTTGAGCATATGAATCTGTCCAGCGGCAGTAGGGTGCTTAAGTTTTCTGAAGATCTGAACAAGCCTAGCAAAGGATATGATCTACCTCAGTACTCTGAAAATGATTCTCAACTACAACCGCACCTTACTGTTGATGAACACAAATATGAACCCACAAATCATAGTTTGATAGAGGGTTTTATTTATTCTGGTCTGAACCTCAATGACTCATTAGAAGGTGGAGTAGTTGCACTTGATGCTGCAGAGAATGTTTTACGTTCACCAGCTTCTCAAGAAGATGCCAAGCAGGCCCAACCATATCAAATCGGGTCAAGTCCAAAATTGGATGTTCAAACACTTGTTCGTGCAATTCATAACCTTTCGGAACTgcttaaaactcaatgtttaacTAACGAATGTCTACTGGAGGAACAAGACCATGACGCCCTTAAGCATGCAATTACTAATCTTGGTGCATGTACCTCTAAGAAGATTGAAACAAAAGAAACAATGTTTTCCCAGCATGACACTTTTGAAAAGTCTGGAGAATCTTGCCGCTCTTATATG GGCACTGGGACAGGCCATCCCCAGTTTATGGAAGAAGTTGCTTGGGATGCTTGTGGACTTGGTTATCCGCCTATGCATGAAGATAAGAGCAAGAATGATGGTAAGAAAGTTGGTAGTTCATCCCTTCTAACTCCTTCTGCGGATGAGTTAAGGGATTCCAAGGAAGAACAAGTAGCCCAG GCTATAAAGAAAGTCCTCAATGAGAACTTTCTCTGTGATGAAGCAATGCCGCCCCTAGCCCTTCTTTTCAAAAATCTATGGCTTGAAGCTGAAGCAAAATTATGTTCCCTAAGCTATAAAGCTCGTTTTGACCGTATGAAGATTGAAATGGAGAAGCATAAAGTGACCCAAGGAAAAA ACTTAAACCTCAATTCCTCAGTGGCACCTGAAGCTGAAAATGACTTAGCGTCAAAGACTTCCACCCAGAGTCCGTCTACTTCAAGCAAACGTGTCCACATTGACGATTCTGAGGATTCTGTAATGGAGAGATTCAATATCTTAAATAGAAGGGAAGAGAAATTGAGTTCATCATTCATGAAAGAGGAAAATGATTCTGCTGTGGTTGCCGGTGATGCTGGGGATTCTGTTACGATGAGACTAAATATCTTGAGGCAACAGGGAAACAACATCAGTTCATCTTTCTTGGAAGAGAATAAAGATCAGGATGTGGTTGCAAATGATGCTGAGGATTCTGTTATGGGGAGACTCAATATCCTAAGACAACGAGGAGACGGCTTGAAATCATCTTTTGTGGAAGAGAAAAAAGATCAGGATGTGGTTGCCAATGATGCTGAGGATTCTGTTTTGGCAAGACTCAATATCCTAAGACAGCGAGGAGACAACTTGAATTCATCTTTCATGGAAGAGAAAAAGTATCCAGATATTGTTGCCAATGATGCTGAGGATTCTGTTTTGGCAAGACTCAATATCCTAAGACAGCGAGGAGACAACTTGAATTCATCTTTCTTGGAAGAGAAAAAGTATCCAGATTTGGTTGCCAATGATGCTGAAGATTCTGTTATGGCAAGATTCAATGTATTAACACACCGGGGAGACAACCTGAATTTACCGTATATGGAGGTTAAAAAAGATTCGGATATGGTTGCTGCTGGTATGGAGAAGCTTGGGTTATCAAAAGGTGAAGTATCAGAAGATCAGAGAGCAAATCTGGTCATAGAACCTTACTTTTACCATCACAATGTAAATGTGAGCGAAGGTAAATTTGGGTCTTATGTGGATGATTCTGGATATGACTCCATGAAACAGTTTCTTCTCTCTGTTGCGGATGATCCAGTTGTCCATTCGAATTGGAAGGCCAGACCGGGAAATCAAAACTCTTCAGGATTGTATGATAATTCTTCTTCAGATTGGGAGCATGTAGCAAAGGATGAGTTTGTGTGA